In Streptomyces sp. TS71-3, the following proteins share a genomic window:
- the hpnE gene encoding hydroxysqualene dehydroxylase HpnE, protein MSEDTTQSAPADTHAEGRPGRAAAVVVGGGLAGITSALALADAGMQVTLLEGRPRLGGLAFSFQRDGLTVDNGQHVYLRCCTAYQWFLDRVEATSLAPLQRRLDVPVLDAAVTASSSRGPRLGRLSRTALPVPLHLAQSLATYPHLSLAERAKVGRAALALGRLDPADPALDGQDFGSWLARHGQSPRAIEALWDLVGVATLNAPAGDASLALAAKVFKTGLLSEPGAADIGWARVPLGDIHDSLARKALDSAGVRTELRTRVTSVSRSSSTSDTPDSENGYWTVEVPGERIRADTVVLATAQRETHTLLPAGALDGADRLLAIGTAPILNLHVVYDRPVLRRPFFAAIGSPVQWVFDRTEASGLTKGQYLALSQSAAQDIVDEPVAALRARFLPELERLLPPARTARVEDFFVTRERTATFAPTPGVGRLRPGARTEAPGLYLAGAWTATGWPATMEGAVRSGISAARAALTALGRPSAHLHEEAA, encoded by the coding sequence ACCTCGGCACTGGCGCTCGCCGATGCCGGAATGCAGGTCACCCTGCTGGAGGGGCGCCCGCGGCTGGGCGGGCTCGCCTTCTCGTTCCAGCGCGATGGGCTGACCGTCGACAACGGCCAGCACGTCTACTTGCGCTGCTGCACGGCGTACCAGTGGTTTCTCGACCGCGTCGAGGCCACTTCGCTCGCGCCGCTGCAAAGACGCCTGGACGTTCCCGTACTCGACGCTGCGGTTACCGCGTCGTCTTCGAGAGGACCACGCCTGGGCCGGCTGAGCCGTACCGCTCTTCCGGTACCGCTGCATCTGGCACAGAGCCTGGCGACCTACCCGCACCTCTCGCTCGCCGAACGCGCCAAGGTGGGCCGTGCCGCCCTGGCCCTCGGCCGGCTCGACCCCGCTGACCCCGCCCTGGACGGTCAGGACTTCGGCAGCTGGCTGGCGCGGCACGGGCAGTCGCCGCGCGCGATCGAGGCGCTGTGGGACCTGGTCGGTGTGGCCACCCTGAACGCCCCCGCGGGCGACGCCTCACTCGCACTGGCGGCCAAGGTCTTCAAGACCGGGCTGCTGTCCGAGCCCGGCGCGGCCGACATCGGCTGGGCGCGGGTGCCCCTCGGTGACATCCATGACTCGCTCGCGCGCAAGGCGCTCGACTCCGCGGGCGTCCGTACCGAACTGCGAACACGCGTCACCTCCGTATCGCGGTCGTCATCGACGTCGGACACTCCCGATAGTGAGAACGGGTATTGGACCGTGGAGGTTCCCGGCGAGCGGATCCGGGCCGACACCGTCGTCCTGGCGACCGCTCAGCGGGAGACGCACACGCTGCTGCCGGCCGGTGCCCTCGACGGTGCCGACCGGCTGCTCGCCATCGGCACCGCCCCCATCCTCAACCTCCACGTTGTCTACGACCGGCCGGTCCTGCGGCGGCCCTTCTTCGCCGCGATCGGCTCGCCCGTCCAGTGGGTCTTCGACCGCACCGAGGCGTCGGGCCTGACGAAGGGCCAGTACCTGGCGCTGTCGCAGTCGGCGGCGCAGGACATCGTCGACGAGCCGGTCGCCGCCCTGCGGGCGCGCTTCCTGCCGGAGCTGGAGCGGCTGCTGCCGCCCGCCCGCACGGCCCGGGTGGAGGACTTCTTCGTCACCCGGGAGCGCACGGCCACGTTCGCCCCCACCCCCGGCGTCGGCAGGCTCCGCCCCGGCGCCCGCACCGAAGCGCCCGGCCTCTACCTGGCCGGTGCGTGGACCGCCACGGGCTGGCCCGCGACGATGGAGGGCGCGGTGCGCAGCGGGATCTCCGCAGCACGCGCCGCCCTCACCGCCCTCGGCCGCCCGAGCGCGCACCTTCACGAGGAGGCGGCATGA
- a CDS encoding polyprenyl synthetase family protein, with protein sequence MTPELHGAVTRTSATAAPRNGTAGLAGGAVAAAGTGTATEGETVPTVPPGEYTAETVDVASLLERGRTLTTPVLRAAVDRLAPPMDTVAAYHFGWIDAEGNPAEGDGGKAVRPALAVLSAQAAGAAPQVGVPAAVAVELVHNFSLLHDDLMDGDEQRRHRDTVWKVHGPSQAILVGDALFALGNEVLLELGTVEAGRAARRLIAATRALIDGQAQDISFEHRERVTVEECLEMEGNKTGALLACAVSIGAVLGGADDRAADTLADFGYHLGLAFQAVDDLLGIWGDPQATGKQTWSDLRQRKKSLPVVAALAAGGPASERLGELLAEDAKSSDFENFSEEEFATRAALIEEAGGRRWTSEEARRQHTIAIEALSAVDMPGRVRAELVALADFVVVRKR encoded by the coding sequence ATGACACCCGAACTGCACGGGGCGGTCACCCGGACCTCCGCCACCGCCGCGCCCCGCAACGGCACCGCCGGACTCGCCGGCGGTGCCGTCGCCGCGGCCGGCACCGGCACTGCAACAGAAGGAGAGACCGTGCCCACTGTGCCCCCGGGCGAGTACACCGCCGAGACGGTCGATGTGGCCTCGCTGCTGGAGCGTGGCCGTACGCTGACCACCCCGGTCCTGCGGGCCGCCGTCGACCGCCTCGCGCCGCCGATGGACACCGTCGCCGCCTATCACTTCGGGTGGATCGACGCCGAGGGCAATCCCGCGGAGGGCGACGGCGGCAAGGCGGTGCGCCCCGCGCTCGCCGTGCTCTCCGCCCAGGCCGCCGGTGCCGCCCCTCAGGTGGGCGTGCCGGCAGCGGTCGCCGTCGAGCTGGTGCACAACTTCTCGCTGCTCCACGACGACCTCATGGACGGCGACGAGCAGCGCAGGCACCGGGACACCGTGTGGAAGGTGCACGGGCCCTCCCAGGCGATCCTGGTCGGCGACGCCCTCTTCGCGCTCGGCAACGAGGTCCTGCTGGAGCTCGGCACCGTGGAGGCCGGCCGCGCCGCGCGCCGCCTGATCGCCGCCACCCGGGCGCTGATCGACGGTCAGGCGCAGGACATCTCCTTCGAGCACCGCGAGCGGGTCACCGTCGAGGAGTGCCTGGAGATGGAGGGCAACAAGACCGGCGCCCTGCTCGCCTGCGCCGTCTCCATCGGCGCCGTGCTCGGCGGCGCGGACGACCGCGCCGCGGACACCCTCGCCGACTTCGGCTACCACCTGGGCCTCGCGTTCCAGGCGGTGGACGACCTGCTCGGCATCTGGGGCGACCCGCAGGCCACCGGCAAGCAGACCTGGAGCGACCTGCGCCAGCGCAAGAAGTCGCTGCCCGTGGTGGCGGCGCTCGCCGCGGGCGGCCCGGCCTCGGAGCGGCTGGGCGAGCTGCTCGCGGAGGACGCCAAGAGCAGTGACTTCGAGAACTTCTCCGAGGAGGAGTTCGCCACCCGCGCCGCGCTGATCGAGGAGGCCGGCGGCCGCCGGTGGACCAGCGAGGAGGCGCGGCGCCAGCACACCATCGCCATCGAGGCGCTCAGTGCCGTGGACATGCCGGGCAGGGTACGCGCGGAGCTGGTCGCGCTCGCCGACTTCGTCGTTGTGCGGAAGAGATGA
- the shc gene encoding squalene--hopene cyclase, translated as MTATTDGSTGAVPPRAASASENTTTADNEEDAAPEAAATAQDTARRAVQRATDFLLARQDEAGWWKGDLETNVTMDAEDLLLRQFLGILDTDTAKAAGLFIRGEQREDGTWATFYGGPGELSTTIEAYVALRLAGDAPDEPHMARASAWIRGQGGVAASRVFTRIWLALFGWWKWDDLPDLPPELIYFPKWFPLNIYDFGCWARQTIVPLTIVSAKQPVRPAPFPLAELHAHPRDPNPHQPLAPVASWDGVFQRLDKALHAYHKVAPRRLRKAAMRSAAQWIIERQENDGCWGGIQPPAVYSIIALHLLGYDLKHPVLREGLASLDRYAVWREDGARMIEACQSPVWDTCLATIALADAGVPADHPQLVKAADWMLAEQVVRPGDWTVRRPDLVPGGWSFEFDNDNYPDIDDTAEVVLALRRVKHPQQDRVDRAIERAVRWNLGMQSRNGAWGAFDVDNTSAFPNRLPFCDFGEVIDPPSSDVTAHVVEMLAVEGKAHDPRTRRGIDWLLAEQEKDGSWFGRWGVNYVYGTGSVVPALVQAGLPGSHPAIRRAVAWLEQVQNDDGGWGEDLRSYRDVAEWSGRGESTASQTAWSLMALLAAGERESKAVERGVAWLAETQGEDGSWDEPYFTGTGFPWDFSINYHLYRQVFPLTALGRYVHGEPFSGKGS; from the coding sequence ATGACAGCGACGACCGACGGAAGCACCGGAGCGGTACCGCCCCGCGCTGCCTCGGCCAGCGAGAACACCACCACCGCCGACAACGAGGAGGACGCGGCCCCCGAAGCCGCCGCCACCGCCCAGGACACCGCCCGCCGTGCGGTGCAGCGGGCCACCGACTTCCTGCTCGCCCGGCAGGACGAGGCCGGCTGGTGGAAGGGCGACCTGGAGACCAACGTCACCATGGACGCCGAGGACCTGCTGCTCCGCCAGTTCCTGGGCATCCTCGACACGGACACCGCCAAGGCCGCGGGCCTCTTCATCCGCGGCGAGCAGCGCGAGGACGGCACCTGGGCCACCTTCTACGGCGGCCCCGGCGAGCTCTCCACCACCATCGAGGCGTACGTGGCGCTGCGGCTGGCCGGGGACGCGCCCGACGAGCCGCACATGGCCCGCGCCTCCGCGTGGATCCGCGGGCAGGGCGGCGTCGCCGCGAGCCGGGTCTTCACCCGGATCTGGCTCGCCCTCTTCGGCTGGTGGAAGTGGGACGACCTGCCGGACCTGCCGCCGGAGCTCATCTACTTCCCCAAGTGGTTCCCGCTCAACATCTACGACTTCGGCTGCTGGGCGCGGCAGACCATCGTGCCGCTCACCATCGTCTCCGCGAAGCAGCCCGTGCGCCCCGCGCCGTTCCCGCTGGCGGAGCTGCACGCCCACCCCCGCGACCCGAACCCCCATCAGCCGCTGGCCCCGGTGGCGAGCTGGGACGGCGTCTTCCAGCGCCTCGACAAGGCGCTGCACGCCTACCACAAGGTCGCGCCGCGCCGGCTGCGCAAGGCCGCCATGCGCAGCGCGGCCCAGTGGATCATCGAACGGCAGGAGAACGACGGCTGCTGGGGCGGCATCCAGCCGCCGGCCGTCTACTCGATCATCGCGCTGCACCTGCTCGGCTACGACCTGAAGCACCCGGTGCTCCGCGAGGGCCTCGCGTCCCTGGACCGGTACGCGGTGTGGCGCGAGGACGGCGCCCGGATGATCGAGGCCTGCCAGTCGCCCGTGTGGGACACCTGCCTGGCGACCATCGCGCTGGCCGACGCCGGCGTGCCCGCCGACCACCCGCAGCTGGTGAAGGCCGCCGACTGGATGCTCGCCGAGCAGGTGGTGCGGCCCGGTGACTGGACGGTCCGCAGGCCCGACCTCGTGCCCGGCGGCTGGTCCTTCGAGTTCGACAACGACAACTACCCGGACATCGACGACACCGCCGAGGTGGTGCTCGCGCTGCGCCGGGTGAAGCACCCGCAGCAGGACCGCGTCGACCGTGCCATCGAGCGCGCGGTGCGCTGGAACCTCGGCATGCAGTCCAGGAACGGTGCCTGGGGCGCGTTCGACGTCGACAACACCAGCGCCTTCCCGAACCGGCTGCCGTTCTGCGACTTCGGCGAGGTCATCGACCCGCCGTCCTCGGACGTCACCGCGCACGTCGTGGAGATGCTCGCCGTCGAGGGCAAGGCGCACGACCCGCGCACCCGGCGCGGTATCGACTGGCTGCTCGCCGAGCAGGAGAAGGACGGGTCCTGGTTCGGCCGGTGGGGCGTCAACTACGTGTACGGCACCGGTTCCGTGGTGCCTGCGCTGGTGCAGGCCGGGCTGCCCGGTTCGCACCCCGCGATCCGGCGCGCCGTCGCCTGGCTGGAGCAGGTGCAGAACGACGACGGCGGTTGGGGCGAGGACCTGCGCTCCTACCGGGACGTGGCCGAGTGGTCGGGCCGCGGCGAGTCGACCGCCTCGCAGACCGCCTGGTCCCTGATGGCGCTGCTCGCGGCCGGCGAGCGGGAGTCCAAGGCGGTCGAGCGCGGCGTGGCCTGGCTGGCCGAGACCCAGGGCGAGGACGGCTCCTGGGACGAGCCGTACTTCACCGGTACCGGCTTCCCCTGGGACTTCTCCATCAACTACCACCTCTACCGCCAGGTGTTCCCCCTCACCGCACTGGGCCGCTACGTCCACGGAGAGCCCTTCTCCGGCAAGGGGAGCTGA
- a CDS encoding 1-hydroxy-2-methyl-2-butenyl 4-diphosphate reductase, translating into MAQTSASQGPPGPAPLLIACALGIEQFALRSSTRGGALGPVTVLRTGMGPKAADRAVTQALTAPELRDAPVIAAGFCAGLAPGIHPGDVIVAEETREPRGTTPCTGTGLLVDLLGRATAGHTVHTGPLIGSDHVVRGAERADLRATGAIAVDMESAATLYSASRVGPRPVAAVRVVVDAPEHELVRISTVRGGISAFRVLRAVLPTFFEWHRNVLLPRR; encoded by the coding sequence ATGGCCCAGACCTCGGCGTCCCAGGGCCCGCCAGGGCCAGCGCCGCTGCTGATCGCCTGCGCGCTCGGCATCGAGCAGTTCGCGCTGCGCTCCTCCACCCGTGGCGGCGCCCTCGGGCCCGTGACCGTGCTGCGCACGGGGATGGGCCCGAAGGCCGCCGACCGCGCGGTGACCCAGGCCCTGACGGCGCCGGAGCTGCGGGACGCACCCGTGATCGCCGCCGGCTTCTGCGCCGGGCTCGCACCCGGGATACACCCGGGTGACGTGATCGTGGCCGAGGAGACCCGAGAGCCGCGCGGCACCACCCCGTGCACGGGCACGGGGCTGCTGGTCGACCTGCTGGGCCGGGCGACGGCCGGGCACACCGTGCACACCGGGCCGCTCATCGGGTCCGACCACGTGGTGCGCGGCGCGGAGCGCGCCGACCTGCGGGCCACCGGCGCGATCGCGGTGGACATGGAGTCCGCGGCCACGCTGTACAGCGCGAGCCGGGTGGGACCCCGTCCGGTTGCGGCCGTCCGGGTGGTCGTGGACGCTCCAGAGCACGAACTTGTCCGTATCAGCACGGTGCGCGGGGGAATATCAGCCTTCCGTGTCCTCCGTGCCGTACTTCCCACTTTCTTTGAATGGCACCGTAATGTGCTGCTCCCTCGGAGGTGA
- the hpnH gene encoding adenosyl-hopene transferase HpnH has product MAMPLRQTIKVATYLFEQKLRRRDKFPLIVELEPLFACNLKCEGCGKIQHPAGVLKQRMPVAQAVGAVLESGAPMVSIAGGEPLMHPQIHEIVRQLVAKKKYVFLCTNAMLLRKKMKNFTPSPYFAFAVHIDGLRERHDESVAKEGVFDEAVEAIKEAKRQGFRVTTNSTFFNTDTPQTIIEVMNFLNDELKVDEMMISPAYAYEKAPDQEHFLGVEQTRELFKKAFAGGNRLRWRLNHSPLFLDFLEGKVDFPCTAWAIPNYSLFGWQKPCYLMSDGYVPTYRELIEKTDWDAYGRGKDPRCANCMAHCGYEPTAVLATMGSLKESLRAARETVAGSR; this is encoded by the coding sequence ATGGCCATGCCGCTCCGTCAGACCATCAAGGTCGCGACGTATCTCTTTGAACAGAAGCTCCGCCGGCGCGACAAGTTCCCCCTCATCGTGGAACTTGAGCCGCTGTTCGCCTGCAACCTGAAGTGCGAGGGGTGCGGAAAGATCCAGCACCCGGCAGGCGTGCTCAAGCAGCGCATGCCGGTGGCGCAGGCCGTGGGAGCGGTGCTGGAGTCGGGTGCTCCGATGGTTTCCATCGCCGGCGGTGAGCCGCTGATGCACCCGCAGATCCACGAGATCGTGCGGCAGCTCGTGGCGAAGAAGAAATACGTCTTCCTCTGCACCAATGCCATGCTCCTCCGCAAGAAGATGAAGAACTTCACCCCGTCGCCCTATTTCGCCTTCGCCGTCCACATCGACGGGCTGCGCGAGCGCCACGACGAGTCAGTGGCCAAGGAGGGCGTGTTCGACGAGGCGGTGGAGGCCATCAAGGAGGCCAAGCGCCAGGGCTTCCGTGTCACCACCAACTCGACCTTCTTCAACACCGACACGCCTCAGACGATCATCGAGGTGATGAACTTCCTCAATGACGAGCTGAAGGTCGACGAGATGATGATCTCGCCCGCCTACGCCTACGAGAAGGCGCCCGACCAGGAGCACTTCCTCGGCGTCGAGCAGACCAGGGAGCTCTTCAAGAAGGCCTTCGCCGGCGGCAACAGGCTGCGCTGGCGGCTCAACCACTCACCGCTGTTCCTCGACTTCCTCGAGGGCAAGGTGGACTTCCCCTGCACCGCCTGGGCGATCCCGAACTACTCGCTCTTCGGCTGGCAGAAGCCCTGCTACCTGATGAGCGACGGGTACGTGCCCACGTACCGGGAGCTCATCGAGAAGACCGACTGGGACGCCTACGGCAGGGGCAAGGACCCCCGGTGCGCCAACTGCATGGCCCACTGCGGCTACGAGCCCACCGCCGTGCTGGCCACCATGGGCTCCCTCAAGGAGTCGCTGCGCGCGGCCCGCGAGACCGTCGCCGGAAGCCGGTGA
- the ispG gene encoding flavodoxin-dependent (E)-4-hydroxy-3-methylbut-2-enyl-diphosphate synthase has protein sequence MSSAVPVSLGLPELPPRPLAERRKSRRIQVGSVPVGGDAPVSVQSMTTTRTSDIGSTLQQIAELTASGCQIVRVACPTQDDADALAAIARKSQIPVIADIHFQPKYVFAAIDAGCAAVRVNPGNIKQFDDKVREIARAASDTGTPIRIGVNAGSLDRRLLEKYGKATPEALVESALWEASLFEEHGFRDIKISVKHNDPVVMVNAYRLLAERCDYPLHLGVTEAGPAFQGTIKSAVAFGALLSEGIGDTIRVSLSAPPVEEVKVGIQILESLNLRQRGLEIVSCPSCGRAQVDVYKLAEEVTAGLTGMEVPLRVAVMGCVVNGPGEAREADLGVASGNGKGQIFVKGEVIKTVPESKIVETLIDEAMKIAEQMENDGVTSGEPAVTVS, from the coding sequence ATGAGCTCAGCCGTTCCGGTCTCCCTCGGCCTTCCCGAGCTGCCGCCCCGCCCCCTCGCCGAGCGCCGCAAGTCCCGGCGGATCCAGGTGGGGTCCGTTCCCGTGGGCGGGGACGCCCCGGTGTCGGTGCAGTCGATGACGACGACGCGCACGTCCGACATCGGTTCGACGTTGCAGCAGATCGCGGAGCTGACCGCGTCGGGTTGCCAGATCGTGCGGGTGGCGTGTCCGACGCAGGATGATGCGGACGCGCTGGCGGCGATTGCGAGGAAGTCGCAGATTCCGGTGATCGCGGATATTCATTTCCAGCCGAAGTACGTGTTCGCCGCCATTGACGCGGGGTGTGCGGCGGTTCGGGTGAATCCGGGGAATATCAAGCAGTTCGACGACAAGGTTCGCGAGATTGCGAGGGCGGCTTCTGACACGGGGACGCCGATTCGTATCGGGGTGAATGCGGGGTCGTTGGACAGGCGGCTTCTGGAGAAGTACGGGAAGGCGACGCCTGAGGCGCTGGTGGAGTCGGCGCTGTGGGAGGCGTCGTTGTTCGAGGAGCATGGTTTCCGGGATATCAAGATCTCGGTGAAGCACAACGATCCGGTGGTGATGGTGAATGCGTACCGGTTGTTGGCTGAGCGGTGTGATTATCCGTTGCACCTGGGTGTGACGGAGGCGGGGCCCGCGTTCCAGGGGACGATCAAGTCGGCGGTGGCGTTCGGTGCGCTGTTGTCGGAGGGGATCGGGGACACGATTCGGGTGTCGTTGTCGGCGCCTCCCGTGGAGGAGGTGAAGGTCGGTATTCAGATTCTGGAGTCGTTGAATCTGCGGCAGCGGGGTCTGGAGATCGTGTCGTGTCCGTCGTGCGGTCGTGCGCAGGTGGACGTGTACAAGCTGGCGGAGGAGGTGACCGCCGGGTTGACGGGGATGGAGGTGCCGTTGCGGGTGGCGGTCATGGGGTGCGTGGTGAACGGTCCGGGTGAGGCGCGTGAGGCGGATCTCGGGGTGGCCTCGGGCAACGGCAAGGGGCAGATCTTCGTGAAGGGCGAGGTCATCAAGACGGTGCCGGAGTCGAAGATCGTGGAGACGCTGATCGACGAGGCGATGAAGATCGCCGAGCAGATGGAGAACGACGGCGTCACCTCGGGGGAACCCGCCGTCACCGTGAGCTGA
- the dxs gene encoding 1-deoxy-D-xylulose-5-phosphate synthase codes for MTILETIRGPRDLKALSEAELGILSEEIREFLVQAVARTGGHLGPNLGVVELTIALHRVFDSPVDRIVWDTGHQSYVHKLLTGRQDFSKLRRKGGLSGYPSREESEHDVVENSHASTALGWADGLAKAREVRGESGHVVAVIGDGALTGGMAWEALNNIAAAKDRPLIIVVNDNERSYAPTIGGLANHLAALRTTDGYERVLAWGKDVLQRTPVVGQPIYDSLHGAKKGFKDAFAPQGMFEDLGLKYVGPIDGHDTAAVEAALRRAKRFSGPVLVHCLTEKGRGYEPALADEADHFHSVGVMDPLTCEPLAPAGGPSWTSVFGEEIVRLGEEREDIVAITAAMLDPVGLTPFSERFPDRVWDVGIAEQHATVSAAGLATGGLHPVVAVYATFLNRAFDQLLMDVALHRCGVTFVLDRAGVTGSDGPSHNGMWDMSVLQVVPGLRIAAPRDADQLRAQLREAVDVQDAPTVLRFPKESVGPAVPAIDRIGGLDVLHRSERPEVLLVAVGVMAPVCLQVAELLEARGQGCTVVDPRWVKPVDPALAPLAAEHRIVAVVEDNSRASGVGAAVALALGDAEVDVPVRRFGIPEQFLPHAKRGEVLADIGLTPVEIAGRIGGPPAAPQGKAAARPAAKEKHA; via the coding sequence GTGACGATTCTCGAGACCATCCGGGGGCCGCGCGATCTGAAGGCGCTGTCCGAGGCGGAACTCGGCATACTGTCCGAGGAGATCCGGGAGTTCCTGGTACAGGCGGTCGCCAGGACCGGCGGACACCTCGGGCCCAATCTCGGGGTGGTGGAGCTCACCATCGCCCTGCACAGAGTCTTCGACTCGCCCGTCGACCGCATCGTGTGGGACACGGGTCACCAGAGCTACGTCCACAAGCTCCTGACCGGGCGGCAGGACTTCTCCAAGCTGCGCCGCAAGGGCGGCCTGTCCGGCTACCCGTCGCGGGAGGAGTCCGAGCACGACGTCGTCGAGAACAGCCACGCCTCCACCGCGCTCGGCTGGGCCGACGGCCTCGCCAAGGCGCGCGAGGTGCGGGGCGAGAGCGGCCACGTGGTGGCCGTCATCGGCGACGGCGCGCTGACCGGCGGCATGGCGTGGGAGGCCCTCAACAACATCGCCGCCGCCAAGGACCGCCCGCTCATCATCGTCGTCAACGACAACGAGCGCTCCTACGCGCCCACCATCGGCGGCCTCGCCAACCACCTGGCCGCCCTGCGCACCACCGACGGCTACGAGCGGGTCCTCGCCTGGGGCAAGGACGTCCTCCAGCGCACCCCGGTCGTGGGGCAGCCGATCTACGACTCGCTGCACGGCGCCAAGAAGGGCTTCAAGGACGCCTTCGCCCCCCAGGGCATGTTCGAGGACCTGGGACTGAAGTACGTCGGTCCGATCGACGGACACGACACCGCCGCCGTCGAAGCGGCGCTGCGCCGGGCCAAGCGGTTCTCGGGACCGGTCCTGGTGCACTGCCTCACCGAGAAGGGCCGCGGCTACGAGCCCGCGCTCGCCGACGAGGCCGACCACTTCCACAGCGTCGGCGTCATGGACCCGCTCACCTGCGAGCCGCTGGCGCCGGCGGGCGGTCCCTCGTGGACGTCGGTGTTCGGCGAGGAGATCGTCCGGCTCGGCGAGGAGCGCGAGGACATCGTGGCCATCACCGCGGCCATGCTGGACCCGGTGGGCCTGACCCCGTTCTCCGAGCGGTTCCCCGACCGGGTGTGGGACGTGGGCATCGCCGAGCAGCACGCCACCGTCTCCGCGGCCGGCCTCGCCACCGGCGGCCTGCACCCGGTGGTCGCCGTCTACGCCACCTTCCTCAACCGCGCCTTCGACCAGTTGCTGATGGACGTCGCCCTGCACCGGTGCGGCGTCACCTTCGTGCTGGACCGGGCCGGCGTCACAGGCTCCGACGGGCCCTCCCACAACGGCATGTGGGACATGTCCGTCCTCCAGGTGGTGCCAGGCCTCAGGATCGCCGCACCGCGCGACGCGGACCAGCTGCGCGCGCAGCTCCGCGAGGCGGTCGACGTGCAGGACGCGCCGACCGTGCTGAGGTTCCCCAAGGAGTCGGTGGGCCCGGCGGTGCCCGCGATCGACCGGATCGGCGGCCTGGACGTGCTGCACCGCTCCGAGCGGCCCGAGGTGCTGCTGGTCGCCGTCGGGGTGATGGCCCCGGTCTGCCTCCAGGTCGCGGAGTTGCTGGAGGCTCGCGGGCAGGGGTGCACGGTCGTCGACCCGCGGTGGGTCAAGCCCGTCGACCCGGCGCTCGCCCCGCTCGCCGCCGAGCACCGCATCGTCGCCGTCGTCGAGGACAACAGCCGGGCCTCCGGCGTCGGCGCCGCGGTGGCGCTGGCGCTCGGCGACGCCGAGGTGGACGTCCCCGTACGGCGGTTCGGCATTCCCGAGCAGTTCCTCCCGCACGCCAAGCGCGGCGAGGTGCTTGCCGACATCGGGCTCACGCCCGTCGAGATCGCCGGCCGCATCGGCGGACCGCCCGCCGCCCCGCAGGGCAAGGCGGCAGCCAGGCCGGCAGCCAAGGAGAAACACGCATGA
- a CDS encoding aspartate aminotransferase family protein — protein sequence MTTPPPAHETGDASGGRSGGGKEFDLGKLLAERGSERYELHGKYVNPQLPRMLRTIGFDKVYERGEGAHFWDADGNDYLDMLAGFGVMGLGRHHPVVRKALHDVLDASLADLTRFDCQPLPGLLAEKLLTHSPHLDRVFFGNSGTEAVETALKFARYATGRPRVLYCTHAFHGLTTGSLSVNGESGFRDGFAPLLPDTPIPLGDLDALARELKKGDVAALIVEPIQGKGVHETPPGFLRAAQDLLHQHKALLIADEVQTGLGRTGDFYAYQHEDGVEPDLVCVAKALSGGYVPVSATLGKEWIFKKVYSSMDRVLVHSASFGANAQAMAAGLAVLSVMENEQIVANARATGELLKSRLAALIDRYELLSDVRGRGLMIGIEFGRPTSLKLRSRWTMLQAARKGLFAQMVVVPLLQKHRILTQVSGDHLEVIKLIPPLVVDEGDVDRFVTAFTAVMDDAHNGGGLMWDFGKTLVKQAMANR from the coding sequence ATGACCACCCCACCCCCCGCTCACGAGACCGGCGACGCCTCCGGGGGGCGGTCCGGCGGCGGCAAGGAGTTCGACCTCGGCAAGCTGCTCGCCGAGCGCGGCTCCGAGCGCTACGAGCTGCACGGCAAGTACGTCAACCCGCAGCTTCCCCGGATGCTGCGCACCATCGGCTTCGACAAGGTCTACGAACGGGGCGAGGGCGCGCACTTCTGGGACGCGGACGGCAACGACTACCTGGACATGCTCGCCGGCTTCGGCGTCATGGGCCTCGGCCGCCACCACCCCGTCGTCCGCAAGGCGCTGCACGACGTCCTCGACGCCTCGCTCGCCGACCTGACCCGCTTCGACTGCCAGCCGCTGCCCGGCCTGCTCGCCGAGAAGCTGCTCACCCACAGCCCGCACCTGGACCGGGTGTTCTTCGGCAACAGCGGCACGGAGGCCGTGGAGACGGCGCTCAAGTTCGCCCGGTACGCCACCGGGCGGCCCAGGGTGCTCTACTGCACGCACGCCTTCCACGGGCTGACCACCGGTTCCCTGTCGGTCAACGGCGAGAGCGGCTTCCGCGACGGGTTCGCACCCCTGCTCCCCGATACGCCGATACCGCTGGGTGATCTGGACGCGCTCGCCAGGGAACTCAAGAAGGGAGACGTCGCGGCTCTGATCGTGGAGCCGATCCAGGGCAAGGGGGTCCACGAGACACCCCCGGGCTTCCTGCGGGCCGCCCAGGACCTGCTGCACCAGCACAAGGCGCTGCTCATCGCGGACGAGGTGCAGACCGGTCTCGGCCGCACCGGGGACTTCTACGCCTACCAGCACGAGGACGGCGTGGAGCCGGACCTGGTGTGCGTGGCGAAGGCGCTCTCCGGCGGCTACGTGCCGGTCAGCGCCACGCTCGGCAAGGAGTGGATCTTCAAGAAGGTGTACTCGTCGATGGACCGCGTGCTGGTCCACTCGGCGAGCTTCGGGGCCAACGCCCAGGCCATGGCGGCCGGGCTCGCGGTCCTGTCGGTCATGGAGAACGAGCAGATCGTCGCGAACGCCCGAGCCACCGGCGAGCTGCTGAAGTCCCGCCTGGCCGCGCTCATCGACCGCTACGAGCTGCTCAGCGACGTGCGCGGCCGGGGCCTGATGATCGGCATCGAGTTCGGCAGGCCCACCTCGCTGAAGCTCCGCAGCCGCTGGACGATGCTCCAGGCGGCCCGCAAGGGCCTCTTCGCGCAGATGGTCGTCGTGCCGCTGCTCCAGAAGCACCGGATCCTCACCCAGGTCTCCGGTGACCACCTGGAGGTCATCAAGCTGATCCCGCCGCTCGTCGTCGATGAGGGGGATGTCGACCGCTTCGTGACGGCCTTCACCGCCGTGATGGACGACGCGCACAACGGCGGCGGGCTGATGTGGGACTTCGGCAAGACGCTGGTCAAGCAGGCGATGGCCAACCGGTAG